Proteins encoded in a region of the Mercenaria mercenaria strain notata chromosome 1, MADL_Memer_1, whole genome shotgun sequence genome:
- the LOC123541451 gene encoding uncharacterized protein LOC123541451 produces MSRNRQCVRDLEAMRVSMHTFFHNILPILTGDLLKYADDLDKAYKDIKISKIAGQSGCVVGGVLAVVGFGLSFVTFGASLGLCIAGGVIGGAGGVTSGGASIADSVKARDAKKKAEVQFKVCNEAIGKILEDCKSISDKLERIGEIENRFPFCCEFWRKLMFGSGKAVAGFGWQIVANTVINAIRIGRTVDIASDVTSAVVPVFRTLGNTAKGLHIAG; encoded by the exons ATGTCAAGGAATAGACAATGCGTTCGTGATTTGGAGGCTATGCGTGTTTCAATGCACACCTTCTTTCACAACATCCTACCCATTTTAACAGGGGATCTTCTAAAATATGCAGACGACCTTGATAAAGCTTAcaaag ATATCAAGATTTCTAAAATTGCCGGACAGTCGGGATGTGTGGTGGGAGGGGTGTTGGCTGTGGTGGGCTTTGGACTTTCCTTTGTTACATTTGGTGCGTCTTTAGGGCTTTGCATAGCAG GAGGTGTAATTGGCGGTGCTGGTGGTGTAACTTCTGGAGGTGCTTCTATTGCTGATTCTGTAAAGGCAAGAGATGCTAAAAAGAAGGCAGAAGTTCAGTTCAAAGTATGCAATGAGGCGATCGGTAAAATACTCGAGGATTGTAAATCAATTTCAGACAAACTAGAACGAATCGGAGAAATTGAAAATAGGTTCCCATTCTGTTGTGAATTTTGGAGAAAACTAATGTTCGGCTCTGGTAAAGCAGTTGCTGGCTTCGGTTGGCAAATTGTTGCGAATACCGTTATTAATGCAATCAGAATTGGTAGAACTGTCGACATTGCATCGGATGTAACTTCTGCGGTAGTTCCCGTGTTCCGTACACTTGGAAATACAGCTAAAGGATTACATATTGCTGGCTGA